One stretch of Anaerobranca gottschalkii DSM 13577 DNA includes these proteins:
- a CDS encoding methionine ABC transporter permease, whose product MVDILLEATLQTLYMVFVSVFFASLAGIPLGLILVVTDEGHILENPYLKNSLSFIINILRSVPFIILLVAIIPLTRLIVGTAIGTTASIVPLTLAATPFVARVTETALKEVPWGVVEAGLAMGGSKSYVLFKIILREGRSALIRGITITTVNLISYSAMAGLVGGKGLGDLAIRYGYQGRNTTILYSTVLILVVLVQIVQHTGNYLANKFDKTKIN is encoded by the coding sequence ATGGTGGATATATTATTAGAGGCTACATTACAAACTTTGTATATGGTCTTTGTTTCAGTATTTTTTGCCAGCTTAGCTGGAATACCATTAGGTTTAATTTTAGTAGTTACAGATGAAGGTCATATTTTAGAAAATCCCTATTTAAAAAATAGTTTATCTTTTATTATCAATATTTTAAGATCAGTCCCTTTTATTATTTTATTGGTAGCCATTATTCCTTTAACTAGATTAATTGTTGGGACAGCAATAGGTACAACTGCATCCATAGTACCTTTAACACTAGCTGCTACGCCTTTTGTAGCAAGGGTAACTGAAACGGCTTTAAAAGAGGTGCCTTGGGGAGTGGTAGAAGCAGGATTAGCTATGGGAGGAAGTAAATCCTATGTCCTATTTAAGATAATTTTAAGGGAGGGGAGGTCAGCATTAATTAGGGGGATTACCATAACTACCGTTAACCTTATCAGTTATTCCGCTATGGCTGGATTGGTTGGTGGCAAAGGGTTAGGTGATTTAGCAATAAGATATGGGTATCAAGGTAGAAATACCACTATTTTATATAGCACTGTATTGATTCTAGTTGTATTGGTACAAATAGTACAACATACAGGAAATTATCTAGCCAATAAATTCGATAA